From one Cyanobacterium stanieri PCC 7202 genomic stretch:
- a CDS encoding FAD-dependent pyridine nucleotide-disulfide oxidoreductase (PFAM: Pyridine nucleotide-disulphide oxidoreductase~COGs: COG1252 NADH dehydrogenase FAD-containing subunit~InterPro IPR013027~KEGG: mar:MAE_62400 type 2 NADH dehydrogenase~PFAM: FAD-dependent pyridine nucleotide-disulphide oxidoreductase~SPTR: FAD-dependent pyridine nucleotide-disulphide oxidoreductase) has product MNSKKRHRVCIIGGGFGGLYTAIELNKLDKKRSLEIILIDQNSHFLFTPLLYEAITEEITHWEIAPSFDLLLRKTAITFINKKVINIDFDNQQIFYEDQDSINYDYLVLAVGQKSYFAVEGAKEYAHSFKTLKDVFRLEHTMEKLANIPQNKFNVTVVGAGANGVEIAGKITDKLKDKAQVILIDRGIEILKNFPRGMQQYATKSLIKRNIQIYLETTINKVEEHKIHFTDHLNQDYEIDFNLTLWTVGNMTPKWINQLNLSQDEQGKILTKPTFQLWNFENVFAIGDLVSLIDKQGKKVPAKAQAAFQGSHILAHNIMALSQHKKLKLFSYRHLGDMMTVGINNDIISVAGITMTGFIASIIRKWAYIFRMPTFNHCLEVVKHRLKG; this is encoded by the coding sequence ATGAATAGCAAAAAACGTCATCGAGTATGTATTATAGGAGGTGGTTTTGGCGGATTATATACGGCCATTGAACTAAACAAATTAGACAAAAAAAGATCATTGGAAATTATTTTAATTGATCAAAATTCACATTTCTTATTTACTCCCTTACTATACGAAGCCATCACAGAAGAAATCACTCACTGGGAAATTGCCCCTAGCTTTGATTTACTACTAAGAAAAACAGCAATTACTTTTATTAATAAGAAAGTTATTAATATAGACTTTGACAATCAACAAATATTTTATGAAGATCAAGACAGTATCAACTATGATTATCTGGTTTTAGCCGTTGGACAAAAATCTTATTTTGCAGTGGAAGGAGCAAAGGAATATGCCCATTCTTTTAAAACCTTAAAAGATGTTTTTAGGTTAGAACATACCATGGAAAAATTAGCAAATATTCCTCAAAATAAATTTAATGTAACCGTTGTTGGTGCAGGGGCGAATGGAGTAGAAATAGCAGGAAAAATTACTGATAAATTAAAAGATAAAGCTCAAGTAATTCTCATTGATAGAGGAATAGAAATATTAAAAAATTTTCCCCGAGGAATGCAACAATATGCGACAAAATCTCTGATTAAAAGAAATATTCAAATTTATTTAGAGACTACTATCAATAAGGTAGAAGAGCATAAAATTCATTTTACAGATCACCTAAATCAAGACTATGAAATTGATTTTAACTTAACTCTCTGGACAGTGGGAAATATGACCCCAAAATGGATTAATCAATTAAATTTATCTCAAGATGAACAAGGAAAAATATTAACTAAACCGACATTTCAATTATGGAATTTTGAAAATGTTTTTGCCATTGGTGATTTAGTATCACTGATAGATAAACAGGGGAAAAAAGTTCCTGCAAAGGCTCAAGCCGCTTTTCAAGGAAGCCATATTTTAGCCCACAATATCATGGCATTATCGCAACACAAAAAATTAAAACTTTTCTCCTATCGTCACCTAGGAGATATGATGACAGTGGGAATTAACAATGATATTATTAGTGTGGCAGGTATTACCATGACTGGTTTTATAGCCAGTATCATTCGCAAGTGGGCTTATATTTTCAGAATGCCTACCTTCAACCATTGTTTAGAAGTGGTAAAACATAGATTAAAAGGTTAA
- a CDS encoding chaperone protein DnaK (PFAM: Hsp70 protein~TIGRFAM: chaperone protein DnaK~COGs: COG0443 Molecular chaperone~InterPro IPR001023:IPR012725:IPR013126:IPR018181~KEGG: cyh:Cyan8802_1012 chaperone protein DnaK~PFAM: Heat shock protein 70~SPTR: Chaperone protein DnaK;~TIGRFAM: chaperone protein DnaK), whose translation MGRVVGIDLGTTNSVVAVMEGGKPLVIPNSEGSRTTPSVVGFNKDGELVVGQMARRQAVLNPQNTYYGIKRFMGRQYGELTEQSKRVPYTIRRDEIDNIKIRCPRIRKEFAPEEVSAMILRKLAEEAERYLGEEVTGAVITVPAYFNDAQRQATKDAGKIAGLDVLRIVNEPTAASLAYGLEKKRSEKVLVFDLGGGTFDVSILEVGDGVLEVRATSGDTQLGGNDFDNKIVNYLADQFLEEEGVDLRRDRTSLQRLTEAAEKAKIELSGVSNTEINLPFITATEDGPKHIETTLSRAKFEEICGELVSRLRRPIQRALKDAGLSPIQIDEVVLVGGSTRIPMVQELVRSFIDIEPNQNVNPDEVVAVGAAVQAGILGGEVKDILLLDVTPLSIGVETIGGVTKKLLPRNTTIPVRRSDVFSTSENNQTSVEIHVVQGEREMAEDNKSLGRFKLTGIPPAPRGVPQIQVAFDIDANGILQVMARDKTTGREQSVVIQGASTLSQIEVTRMMQEAEEFAREDRERRERVEKRNRAKALTDQAQRRLREVTLDFGSQFTNPYRRDIESLCREILDSLEQNDDRKLDRTQADLQDVLYELNREVRLQYNDEEEGFFESIKKTFIGDDEDELYNPRDSRNIYRPTDSSLYGGRMSSGYDRGYGNSVNDYDYGSGLSSPPSRRPPSRPSQPPSRRGYDDYPEDTNYRSPRKRDIPYENDWDDDEWF comes from the coding sequence ATGGGAAGAGTCGTTGGTATAGACTTAGGAACAACAAACTCAGTAGTAGCTGTAATGGAAGGTGGTAAACCGTTAGTAATTCCTAATTCTGAGGGTAGTCGCACCACTCCTTCCGTCGTCGGATTTAACAAAGATGGAGAGTTAGTTGTGGGACAGATGGCCCGGCGCCAAGCGGTGTTAAACCCTCAAAATACCTATTATGGTATTAAGCGATTTATGGGGCGCCAATATGGAGAATTAACGGAGCAATCAAAACGAGTACCCTACACCATTCGTCGAGATGAGATTGATAATATCAAAATCCGTTGTCCTCGCATCAGGAAAGAATTTGCCCCCGAAGAAGTTTCGGCGATGATTTTGCGTAAATTAGCGGAGGAAGCGGAAAGATATTTAGGGGAAGAAGTTACGGGGGCTGTAATTACTGTACCTGCTTATTTTAATGATGCTCAACGTCAAGCCACAAAAGATGCTGGGAAGATTGCAGGATTAGATGTACTAAGGATTGTTAATGAACCTACGGCGGCTTCCCTTGCCTATGGTTTAGAGAAAAAACGTAGTGAAAAGGTACTTGTGTTCGACTTGGGAGGGGGGACTTTTGATGTTTCTATCCTAGAAGTGGGGGATGGGGTATTAGAGGTGCGCGCCACCAGTGGAGATACCCAATTGGGGGGTAATGATTTTGATAATAAGATTGTTAATTATTTGGCAGATCAATTTTTAGAGGAGGAAGGAGTTGATTTAAGGCGCGATCGCACCTCACTCCAAAGACTAACCGAAGCCGCTGAAAAAGCCAAAATAGAACTATCAGGGGTAAGTAATACCGAGATTAACTTACCATTTATCACCGCCACCGAAGACGGCCCCAAACACATCGAAACCACCCTCAGCAGAGCCAAATTTGAAGAAATTTGCGGAGAATTAGTATCTCGCCTACGGCGCCCCATCCAACGCGCCCTCAAAGACGCAGGATTAAGCCCTATTCAAATCGATGAAGTGGTATTGGTGGGAGGCTCAACCCGTATTCCCATGGTACAAGAATTGGTGCGTAGCTTCATTGACATCGAACCCAATCAAAATGTTAACCCTGATGAGGTTGTCGCCGTCGGGGCAGCGGTTCAAGCAGGAATTTTGGGTGGAGAAGTCAAAGACATCCTCCTCCTTGATGTCACCCCCCTATCCATCGGTGTGGAAACCATTGGCGGTGTCACCAAAAAACTATTACCCCGTAATACTACCATCCCCGTAAGACGTTCCGATGTTTTTTCCACCTCCGAAAACAATCAAACCTCCGTAGAAATCCACGTCGTACAAGGAGAAAGGGAAATGGCAGAGGATAACAAATCCCTTGGACGTTTCAAATTAACAGGTATCCCCCCAGCCCCTAGGGGAGTGCCTCAAATACAAGTTGCCTTCGATATTGATGCCAATGGTATCCTGCAAGTTATGGCAAGGGATAAAACCACAGGTAGAGAGCAAAGCGTAGTCATTCAGGGAGCTTCAACCCTTTCCCAGATAGAAGTTACTCGCATGATGCAAGAAGCAGAAGAATTTGCCCGAGAAGATAGAGAAAGAAGAGAAAGGGTGGAAAAACGTAATCGGGCTAAGGCTTTGACAGACCAAGCCCAAAGACGGTTACGGGAAGTTACTCTCGACTTTGGTAGTCAGTTTACTAATCCTTATCGTCGGGATATTGAATCTTTGTGTCGGGAAATTCTTGATAGTTTAGAACAAAATGACGATCGCAAATTAGACCGTACCCAAGCAGACTTACAAGATGTATTATATGAGTTAAACCGAGAGGTGAGACTGCAATACAATGACGAAGAGGAAGGCTTCTTTGAATCGATCAAAAAAACCTTTATTGGTGATGATGAAGATGAATTATATAATCCTCGGGATTCGAGAAATATTTATCGCCCCACCGATTCGAGTCTCTATGGCGGTAGAATGTCATCGGGTTATGACCGTGGTTATGGTAACAGTGTAAACGACTATGATTATGGTAGTGGATTGTCTTCCCCTCCTAGTCGTCGCCCCCCCTCACGCCCTTCTCAACCCCCTAGCCGTAGGGGTTATGATGATTACCCCGAAGATACCAATTATCGTTCACCCCGTAAGCGTGATATTCCCTATGAGAATGATTGGGATGATGATGAGTGGTTTTAA
- a CDS encoding Uncharacterized protein family UPF0093 (PFAM: Uncharacterised protein family (UPF0093)~TIGRFAM: TIGR00701 family protein~COGs: COG1981 membrane protein~InterPro IPR005265:IPR014351~KEGG: mar:MAE_23210 hypothetical protein~PFAM: Uncharacterised protein family UPF0093~SPTR: Putative uncharacterized protein) encodes MAYYWYKAFHIIGIVVWFAGLFYMVRLFVYHAEARQESEPAQTILTKQYEIMEKRLYNIITTPGMILTVAMAVGLISTEPEVLKSGWLHAKFLFVGLLLIYHFWCGRIMKKLAKKENSWTGQQFRAFNEAPTILLLVIVLLAIFKNNLPLDLTTWLIAALVILMAASIQLYAKKRRQDKERLAQEN; translated from the coding sequence ATGGCATATTATTGGTACAAAGCATTTCATATTATTGGAATTGTGGTTTGGTTTGCAGGACTATTTTATATGGTGCGTTTGTTTGTTTATCATGCAGAGGCAAGACAAGAAAGCGAACCTGCACAAACCATTTTGACTAAGCAATATGAGATAATGGAAAAGCGTCTTTATAACATCATTACCACCCCCGGAATGATTTTGACGGTAGCCATGGCGGTAGGTTTAATTTCCACTGAGCCAGAGGTGTTAAAATCGGGATGGTTACACGCCAAATTTTTGTTTGTGGGCTTACTCCTCATCTATCACTTTTGGTGTGGACGAATTATGAAGAAGTTAGCAAAAAAAGAAAATTCTTGGACTGGACAACAATTTAGAGCCTTTAATGAAGCGCCTACCATTCTTTTGTTAGTAATTGTTTTATTGGCTATATTTAAAAATAATTTACCCCTTGATTTAACCACTTGGTTAATTGCGGCTCTAGTGATTTTAATGGCTGCTAGTATTCAATTGTACGCCAAAAAACGTCGTCAAGATAAAGAAAGGTTAGCCCAAGAAAATTAA
- a CDS encoding arginine decarboxylase (PFAM: Orn/Lys/Arg decarboxylase, C-terminal domain; Orn/Lys/Arg decarboxylase, major domain~COGs: COG1982 Arginine/lysine/ornithine decarboxylase~InterPro IPR000310:IPR008286~KEGG: cyh:Cyan8802_2389 Orn/Lys/Arg decarboxylase major region~PFAM: Orn/Lys/Arg decarboxylase major region; Orn/Lys/Arg decarboxylase domain protein~SPTR: Orn/Lys/Arg decarboxylase major region) has translation MNNPLLNQLKKSLKRHHAPFYAPGHKQGKGINFELKETFGELIFKADLPELPELDNLFAPEGVIKEAQEFAAHTFGAKKTWFLINGSTCGVMASILATCGEGDKIIVPRNVHQSVIYGLILSGAIPIFINPEYDKNFDICYGVSAQQIEMALQSHGDVKAVMIVSPTYHGVCTNIKEIARVVHHYHIPLLVDEAHGAHFAFHPTLPDSALASGADVVIQSTHKVLGALTQASMLHLQGSLVDEDRVSNALQLLQSSSPSYLLLASLESATTQMAEGGKELLDKTIALANRAREEIGDFDELQVLDVQQATPSFDDLDITRLTVNVSGLGLTGYLADEILHEQLAVTCELPSLKNLTFIVSMGNDDGDVDLLISGLQKLADYRHKETPQCFDYGCFNFQSRFAISPRKAYWGQKKIVPWQDSLNQISADTISAYPPGIPILMAGEIITNEALQYLKEVVSLGAIITGAMDGKLKTIRVVDC, from the coding sequence GTGAATAATCCTCTTTTAAATCAACTCAAAAAATCTCTAAAAAGACATCATGCCCCTTTTTACGCACCCGGACACAAACAGGGAAAGGGGATTAATTTTGAATTAAAAGAAACTTTTGGCGAACTAATATTTAAAGCAGATTTACCAGAATTACCAGAATTAGATAATCTTTTTGCTCCTGAAGGTGTCATAAAAGAAGCCCAAGAGTTTGCGGCTCATACTTTTGGGGCGAAAAAAACTTGGTTTTTAATAAATGGTTCAACTTGTGGCGTTATGGCTTCGATTTTGGCTACCTGTGGGGAGGGTGATAAAATTATTGTGCCCAGAAATGTTCATCAATCGGTAATTTATGGGTTAATTTTATCAGGAGCAATTCCTATTTTTATTAATCCCGAATATGATAAAAATTTTGATATTTGTTATGGAGTATCTGCCCAACAAATTGAGATGGCTTTACAAAGTCATGGTGATGTTAAGGCTGTGATGATTGTTTCTCCGACTTACCATGGTGTATGTACTAATATCAAAGAAATAGCTAGGGTTGTTCATCATTATCATATTCCTCTCCTCGTAGATGAAGCCCATGGCGCCCATTTTGCTTTTCATCCTACATTACCAGACTCTGCCCTTGCTTCTGGGGCTGATGTTGTGATTCAATCTACCCATAAGGTTTTAGGGGCTTTAACTCAGGCTTCTATGCTTCATTTACAGGGTAGTCTGGTTGATGAGGATAGGGTTAGTAATGCCTTACAATTATTGCAGTCCTCAAGTCCTAGTTATTTGCTATTGGCTTCTTTGGAGTCTGCCACTACTCAGATGGCGGAGGGGGGAAAAGAGTTGTTGGATAAAACCATTGCTTTGGCAAACAGGGCAAGGGAGGAAATAGGAGATTTTGATGAGTTGCAGGTGCTTGATGTTCAACAGGCTACTCCTAGTTTTGATGATTTGGATATTACCAGACTGACTGTTAATGTGAGTGGATTGGGATTGACGGGTTATTTGGCGGATGAAATATTACACGAACAATTGGCGGTTACTTGTGAATTACCTTCTTTGAAAAATTTAACTTTTATTGTTTCTATGGGAAATGATGATGGTGATGTGGATTTATTGATAAGTGGATTACAAAAATTAGCTGATTATCGGCACAAAGAAACTCCACAGTGTTTTGACTATGGTTGTTTTAATTTTCAGTCTCGATTTGCCATTTCTCCTCGTAAGGCATATTGGGGACAGAAAAAAATTGTTCCTTGGCAAGATAGTTTGAATCAAATTAGTGCTGATACGATTTCAGCTTATCCTCCCGGTATTCCTATTCTGATGGCAGGGGAAATTATTACCAATGAAGCCTTGCAATATTTAAAAGAGGTTGTTTCTTTGGGGGCTATAATTACAGGGGCGATGGATGGTAAATTAAAAACAATTAGAGTAGTAGATTGTTAG
- a CDS encoding YCII-related protein (PFAM: YCII-related domain~InterPro IPR005545~KEGG: cyt:cce_4148 hypothetical protein~PFAM: YCII-related~SPTR: Putative uncharacterized protein) yields the protein MTWFVKIEKGIVPKHIFDQYVPAHLEYVAKLNKLGHEAKTGYWKEAEGGMLIFKAESMEEAKTIVENDPLVRNKCVEYVIHQWCIVN from the coding sequence ATGACTTGGTTTGTAAAAATAGAAAAAGGAATAGTTCCTAAACATATTTTTGATCAATACGTTCCTGCCCATTTAGAATATGTCGCTAAACTCAATAAACTAGGACATGAAGCAAAAACTGGTTATTGGAAAGAAGCAGAAGGAGGTATGCTAATCTTTAAAGCAGAGTCTATGGAAGAGGCAAAAACTATTGTGGAAAATGACCCTTTAGTAAGAAATAAATGTGTAGAATATGTCATCCATCAATGGTGTATTGTAAATTAA
- a CDS encoding methionyl-tRNA formyltransferase (PFAM: Formyl transferase; Formyl transferase, C-terminal domain~TIGRFAM: methionyl-tRNA formyltransferase~COGs: COG0223 Methionyl-tRNA formyltransferase~InterPro IPR005794:IPR002376:IPR005793:IPR001555~KEGG: cyp:PCC8801_1548 methionyl-tRNA formyltransferase~PFAM: formyl transferase domain protein~SPTR: Methionyl-tRNA formyltransferase;~TIGRFAM: methionyl-tRNA formyltransferase), translating into MRIVFFGTPDFAVATLEKLLTDTNHQIVAVVTQPDKRRGRGSKTIPSPIKKVALEHNIPVWQPHRIKKDQPTLELLQQTQADVFVVVAYGQILSSQILQMPKYGCINVHGSILPHYRGAAPIQWSIYDGEKETGITTMLMDEGMDTGAMLLKAYTPITLFDNTYTLAEKLATQGANLLLETLSQIAEIKPIPQDDNLATYARLIDKEDYHIDWRKSSLEIHNQIRAFYPNCFTTFRQQKLKVINSLPLDDLENIDLPSELLKIKSYLSDIYTLKGEVGEVVKPIKNFGFVVQTGTGLLLILEVQLAGKKVQSAWNFINGTHLELGERLN; encoded by the coding sequence ATGCGCATTGTCTTTTTTGGTACACCAGATTTTGCCGTTGCCACCCTCGAAAAACTATTAACCGACACAAATCATCAAATAGTTGCCGTTGTCACCCAACCAGATAAACGTAGAGGCAGAGGTAGTAAAACCATTCCTTCCCCCATCAAAAAAGTTGCCCTAGAGCATAATATTCCCGTTTGGCAACCCCATCGTATCAAAAAAGATCAACCCACCCTAGAATTATTACAACAAACCCAAGCAGATGTTTTTGTCGTCGTCGCCTATGGGCAAATTCTTTCATCTCAAATTTTGCAAATGCCCAAATATGGCTGTATCAATGTTCACGGCTCAATTTTACCCCACTATCGAGGTGCTGCACCCATTCAATGGAGTATTTATGATGGCGAAAAGGAAACAGGCATTACTACTATGTTGATGGATGAAGGAATGGATACAGGTGCCATGTTATTAAAAGCCTATACTCCCATTACTCTTTTTGATAATACCTATACTTTAGCGGAGAAATTAGCTACTCAAGGGGCAAATTTATTGTTGGAAACTTTAAGCCAAATAGCAGAAATAAAACCCATTCCCCAAGATGATAATTTAGCTACCTACGCCAGATTAATTGACAAAGAAGACTATCATATTGATTGGAGAAAATCTAGCTTAGAAATTCACAATCAAATTAGGGCTTTTTACCCCAACTGTTTTACTACTTTTCGTCAACAAAAATTGAAGGTTATTAATAGCCTCCCCCTTGATGATTTAGAAAATATTGATCTTCCTTCTGAATTACTGAAGATAAAATCCTATTTATCAGATATATATACCCTAAAAGGAGAAGTAGGAGAAGTGGTTAAACCCATCAAAAATTTTGGTTTTGTAGTTCAAACAGGAACAGGTTTACTATTAATTTTAGAGGTACAATTGGCAGGTAAAAAAGTACAATCAGCCTGGAATTTTATTAATGGCACTCATTTAGAATTAGGTGAAAGATTGAATTAA